DNA sequence from the Leptospira kanakyensis genome:
TTGATTTCCTCAAATTTAAATCAGGAAATCAAAAACTTCCGGGTTTTGCCTATGAAATTTCTTGATTAATTAACCCAAAACTATAGACTTGATTTAGGTCAGGGACAACCAAATGAAGAGATTCACACTACCGTTGGTATTTTTTCTCCTCTCTTCCTGCTCTCTTCCCTCACTGTCTCGTAGTCCTCTAGATTTTTTGGCCTTCCTTCGTTTTTTTTCAGGCCCACAGTTTACAGGACATAGTATCGGTGGTGTGGTCTCTGGACTCATACCAGGAACTTCCGTCACAGTCACGAACAACCAAGAATCGGTTACAGTGAGTTCCGATGGAAACTTTATTTTCCCAACGAAACTCAGTTCAGGACAAAGTTACGATGTTAGTTTTGTTACCAATGGTGCTGGACTCACTTGTTCCATAGCCAATGCCCAAGGTGTTGTACAAAGTAGCAATATAACAAACGTAAGTATCACATGTGGGCTTGGTGCAAACTTTTATGAAGTGGGCGTAAATGTTTCCGGACTCAGTGGAACCATCACAGTCCAGAACAACGGAGCAGATACTTTAAATATATCAACAACCGGCCTGACAAAATTCACAACCCTTGTGTCCACAGGTAACAATTATGCAGTGACCATTACCTCACAGCCGGTGGGTACAATCTGTTCGTTTGATGATCCAACGCTTACTGTGGGAACTATAGCTGCTGCCAATGTAACTATATTTATAACGTGTGTTAACGGATACATCGTAGGTGGAAACATACACCCGAATCCAAGTTCGGATCTTGGAACCAGTCTTATCTCAAGGAAATCTTTTTTAAAAACAAAAGTTGGTTCCTTTCCAGTCAATGCTGGTGGAGCCGGTGCTATCACAGGAGGGGCGGTTGCCAGTGCAACACCTACCACTGCTCGGTTTAATGGCCCGAATATGATCACTACCGATGGTAATTTTATCTACTTAGCTGATTCTGTGAATGCAGTGATTCGAAAGATTGATAAATCCAACGGAACTACCACCATCCTCGCCGGAGGAAATTCGGGAGGGGGAACTGTTTGTCCCGGTACTCTAACAACCAATTGTCAAGATGGCGTTGGAACCGCAGCACAGTTTAATGGAATAGTTGGCCTAACCACCAATGGAAACAATTTATTTGTTTTAGAATCAACAGGCGGAAGGATTAGAAAAGTCAATTTAGCTACTTCCACAGTATCTACGTTTGCTGGAAGTGGAAATGCCGCCTCAGCTGACAACGTATCAGGAATCCTTGCGTCTTTTAATAATCCTTCTTCCATTACCATGTTTAACGGAAGTCTTTATATTGTAGATCGCGGGAACTGCACCATTCGTGTTGTGAATCCGACCACAACTGCCGTAAGCACCATCGCCGGAGGCCCCACTCTATGCAGTTTTGTAGACAACACAACAGGAACTAACGCTCGCTTTGTGTCCCCAATCACTGCGGTTGGTTTAGGAGGATACCTTTATATTACAGATCTCGGCGGAGGAGGTGGCCATAAAATTCGTAGACTTTCCCTTAGCGGCACCAATGCAGTAGATACGATAGCGGGAGATGGAGTGCAGGCATCCACAGATGGATTAGGAACGGCTGCCCAGTTCAATGACCCACATGGACTCACAACAGATGGAACCAATTTATTCATCTCCGAATGGTCAGGACATAAAATCAGACATCTCGATCTATCCACAAACAAAGTCACAACTCTCGCAGGAAACACACCTGGTTATTCTGACAATACTGGCGGAATGGGTCTTTTGAATTTTCCCGGTTATCTATTGTCAGACGGACTCAATATTTATATTTCCGATACGGGAAACCATTCCCTTCGATATTTAGAACCCTCCGAATTGCTTCGTTATACATTTGATGGAAATACAAACGATTCAATTGGAACAAATCACGGAACTATCGTAGGTGGCCCCACTCCCACAATGGATGAAAACGGTTTTGCGGGTGGTGCTTATGAATTTCACGGAGGTGTTGAATACATCCAATCAACTGTAAACATCGCAACCACTATTACAGATAACTTAACAATCTCCGCCTGGGTTTATCCTGCGGGTGGCCTGGTTACACAGTTCATATTCAGTAATGGACAAGGTGGTTCGAATGGATATGGACTCGCCATTGATCCCTCTCGTAGTTTACAAGTGATCCTCGCAGGTGTAGCAGGTAGTGGACTGACTACAATGCGGCTTCCATTAAACCAATGGTCTCATGTATTGCTTCGCAGATCCTACCCCAACTGGCAAATTTTCATCAATGGTAAAGCAGATTCTCTCGTTTTTACCATGAACCCGATCCTACCGGCCAGTACTTTCAAAGTGGGGGAAGCAGGACACGGATACCCATTTAAAGGTAAAATCTCCGATGTTCGATTATTTAATGGAGCCCTAGACAACGATGCTATCCAAAAACTTGCCACACAAGTTCCTTCAGGACTTGTCACCTACTTCCCGTTCAATGGGAATACAAAAGACTATGGAAGCGCTGGAAACCATTTAACCATTTCGGGGGTAGCGGCCACTACAAACGATAGAAATGGTCACCCCAGTGGAGCCTATTATTTTAATGGTGCCTCCTTTATGCAAAGGTTAAACCCAAATGGTTTACCAGTAGGAAGTAGTCCAAGAACCATTTGTGCTTGGTTCAATAAATCAAGTACTATTGGCGAATACATTGTAGGTTATGGAACCTTCATCAATTCCCAAGGGAATGGCCTCGTAGTTACTGATACCGTCACAGGAATGTTTGGTGTAGCCGATGATGTAGTGATCTTTCACGAAGGTTTTCGGAACCAATGGATGCATCTTTGCGGAACATATACTGCCGGCAACATTGAAATTTATGAAAATGGAGTTTTACGTGTTTCTGGATCTAAATCATGGTCTACCGTCCCAGGTCCTAGCCTGGAAGTAGGAAGGCGCCTCGATGGAGTTGGCGGCAACTTTAGTGGCGATCTAGACGAGATTAGAATCTACGATCGTGTCCTTAGCATTTCGGAAATCAGAGCTCTATCAGGACATTATCCAACACAAGTCAGCAGTTGGAACCAAACACCTGCTAGCAGTAGCTTAAAGTTATTTTTAATGCCAGAAGCTGCATCCTTTGGACCGGGAGCTTGCAGTGGAGGAGCCAATTGTGTAGGTGTTTTGGATGACCGGAGTGGGAACGGACTTCATGTCAGTCAAGGCACGGGGGCCAATCAGCCTATTTTCAGTGCTACCGGGCTCAATGGATCAAAAAGTTTACGTTATTCAGATTCTACGGGAACGTTTTTATCAAGAGCTTGTACTCCTGAATTAAATAGTATAGCAAATACCATTTTTGCTGTATTTATTGATTTGCAATCTTCAGGAAGTGATGGTATTTTTCAAAATGGCAATTCTGGTAAGTTATTGTATCTACCTGGTTTTTTAGGTACAAAAGTTGTAAATTTATTTGATTTATCAATTGTTACTACTCGATTGATTACCAATCCTTCTTACCATTCAATCAATGAAGCCGTTCTCATGTCACTTGACTACAACGGAACTTCAGGAAATGTTTATAAAGGAGGGGCCGTAGTAACTTCCTCGAGTTTCGGAACACCTACTTACAATTGCACTAGTGGAAACTTGGATGTCGGAAGGTATTATTGGAATATAGGAGGTGCTCCACCATCTGATGGAGATTATTTAGAAGGTTTTATGGGAGATTTAATTTATTTCGACCAATCCCTTTCCACAAGTGATAGGGAAATCGTTGAATGTTATCTTTCGAATAAATACAATCTCCCTCTGGGTCACACCTGTCCTTAATCTTATTTCAAAAGTCTAATTTACAGTTTACCTTTGGGTAAATATATTTCCGTGTGCACTAAATCACCCACACCTAACTTTCGTTCATCTGTGTTTCTCTTAAACACCAAATAGGGACTAGGAAACCACAAAGCTACTTCATCCGTATCTTGGTTTATTTGCATCACCTCGGCTTCTATTGAATTAAGATTTTTTTGCCGAAAAATTTCCATTGGATTCCCGCTAAAAAGGATCTGGCCTCCAGACACCATAAAGACTCTTTTTGATAGTTTGATGACTTCCGGGATCTCATGGGTGATAAGCAGAACCGTCATTTGAAATCGATTCTGCAATGTTTGGATGA
Encoded proteins:
- a CDS encoding LamG-like jellyroll fold domain-containing protein, whose protein sequence is MKRFTLPLVFFLLSSCSLPSLSRSPLDFLAFLRFFSGPQFTGHSIGGVVSGLIPGTSVTVTNNQESVTVSSDGNFIFPTKLSSGQSYDVSFVTNGAGLTCSIANAQGVVQSSNITNVSITCGLGANFYEVGVNVSGLSGTITVQNNGADTLNISTTGLTKFTTLVSTGNNYAVTITSQPVGTICSFDDPTLTVGTIAAANVTIFITCVNGYIVGGNIHPNPSSDLGTSLISRKSFLKTKVGSFPVNAGGAGAITGGAVASATPTTARFNGPNMITTDGNFIYLADSVNAVIRKIDKSNGTTTILAGGNSGGGTVCPGTLTTNCQDGVGTAAQFNGIVGLTTNGNNLFVLESTGGRIRKVNLATSTVSTFAGSGNAASADNVSGILASFNNPSSITMFNGSLYIVDRGNCTIRVVNPTTTAVSTIAGGPTLCSFVDNTTGTNARFVSPITAVGLGGYLYITDLGGGGGHKIRRLSLSGTNAVDTIAGDGVQASTDGLGTAAQFNDPHGLTTDGTNLFISEWSGHKIRHLDLSTNKVTTLAGNTPGYSDNTGGMGLLNFPGYLLSDGLNIYISDTGNHSLRYLEPSELLRYTFDGNTNDSIGTNHGTIVGGPTPTMDENGFAGGAYEFHGGVEYIQSTVNIATTITDNLTISAWVYPAGGLVTQFIFSNGQGGSNGYGLAIDPSRSLQVILAGVAGSGLTTMRLPLNQWSHVLLRRSYPNWQIFINGKADSLVFTMNPILPASTFKVGEAGHGYPFKGKISDVRLFNGALDNDAIQKLATQVPSGLVTYFPFNGNTKDYGSAGNHLTISGVAATTNDRNGHPSGAYYFNGASFMQRLNPNGLPVGSSPRTICAWFNKSSTIGEYIVGYGTFINSQGNGLVVTDTVTGMFGVADDVVIFHEGFRNQWMHLCGTYTAGNIEIYENGVLRVSGSKSWSTVPGPSLEVGRRLDGVGGNFSGDLDEIRIYDRVLSISEIRALSGHYPTQVSSWNQTPASSSLKLFLMPEAASFGPGACSGGANCVGVLDDRSGNGLHVSQGTGANQPIFSATGLNGSKSLRYSDSTGTFLSRACTPELNSIANTIFAVFIDLQSSGSDGIFQNGNSGKLLYLPGFLGTKVVNLFDLSIVTTRLITNPSYHSINEAVLMSLDYNGTSGNVYKGGAVVTSSSFGTPTYNCTSGNLDVGRYYWNIGGAPPSDGDYLEGFMGDLIYFDQSLSTSDREIVECYLSNKYNLPLGHTCP